Proteins from a single region of Phycisphaeraceae bacterium D3-23:
- a CDS encoding DUF4432 family protein, with protein sequence MPDPYRFTFLDAATNHHAGDCAVALNDHTPAKDFPWGFNQTRLRGGKQEGVDLITLITGSLVIRVIPTRGMGILDVRTGGDSGAYRLGWDSPVQEIVHPNFIDLGARGGTGWLDGFNEYLVRCGLEFLGPPCEDTHHAAVGEPPAANTTLHGKIANTPASKVELVAEQAPPYRVTLRGVVHERSMYGPKLELATELSFIPGKPGFTLRDRITNRGGQTQECGILYHLNHGRPLLEKDAQLVTPAGTHATPRDAGYTDNDVERWAHYSAPRPASPEQVFFLDLPADENGETGVLLHSSAKDQAVSIRWLKNQLPHFALWKALHDERDGYVTGLEPCTTLPNPRPVERDAGRLLRLKPGTWHEVVLEFAVARDAAGVTQAIDRTRGAE encoded by the coding sequence ATGCCCGATCCCTACCGCTTCACCTTCCTGGACGCCGCGACGAACCACCACGCGGGGGACTGTGCCGTCGCACTCAACGACCACACACCGGCCAAAGACTTTCCGTGGGGATTCAACCAAACACGGCTGCGGGGCGGCAAGCAGGAAGGCGTCGACCTCATCACGTTGATCACCGGCTCACTGGTAATCCGCGTGATCCCAACACGTGGGATGGGCATTCTGGATGTCCGGACAGGCGGTGATTCAGGGGCCTATCGCCTCGGCTGGGACTCGCCGGTGCAGGAAATCGTCCACCCCAACTTCATCGACCTGGGCGCACGCGGCGGCACGGGCTGGCTTGATGGGTTCAACGAATATCTCGTGCGCTGCGGGCTCGAGTTCCTCGGCCCGCCGTGCGAAGACACGCACCACGCCGCCGTCGGCGAGCCGCCTGCCGCCAACACCACGCTGCACGGCAAGATCGCCAACACACCCGCGAGCAAGGTCGAACTAGTCGCCGAGCAAGCCCCGCCGTACCGGGTCACGCTGCGCGGTGTCGTCCACGAACGCTCCATGTACGGCCCTAAACTCGAGCTCGCCACCGAACTCTCATTCATCCCCGGCAAACCCGGCTTCACCCTGCGCGACCGCATCACCAACCGCGGCGGGCAGACGCAGGAATGCGGCATCCTCTACCACCTCAACCACGGCCGACCCCTGCTCGAAAAAGATGCGCAGCTCGTCACCCCCGCCGGCACCCATGCCACGCCGCGCGACGCGGGCTACACCGACAACGATGTCGAACGCTGGGCCCACTACAGCGCCCCGCGCCCGGCCAGCCCCGAGCAGGTCTTCTTCCTCGACCTCCCCGCCGACGAAAACGGCGAAACCGGCGTCCTGCTGCACAGCAGCGCAAAGGACCAAGCCGTGTCGATCCGCTGGCTAAAAAACCAGCTGCCACACTTCGCGCTGTGGAAAGCGCTGCACGACGAGCGCGACGGCTACGTCACGGGCCTCGAACCCTGCACCACACTGCCCAACCCACGCCCCGTCGAACGCGACGCGGGCCGGCTACTCAGACTCAAGCCCGGCACTTGGCACGAGGTGGTCTTGGAGTTTGCGGTGGCGCGCGATGCGGCGGGTGTGACCCAGGCCATCGACCGCACACGCGGCGCGGAGTAG
- a CDS encoding sigma-70 family RNA polymerase sigma factor produces the protein MPESSDPNAFDMGHFARAWSASQDLIRLYVDSVVWDPHDAEDVVQKVAYQAGKNYQTYDADRPFAGWVLGIAKNEVRMYLRGRSRDRHVFGDGVLDLMATTAAQEADALAPRTVALRDCMKQVPDSSKALLRMRYAESLKGPVLADRLGLSHNAVLLRLRRLRAALAKCIEERLARQGARHD, from the coding sequence ATGCCGGAATCCAGCGACCCCAACGCGTTCGACATGGGCCACTTCGCCCGTGCATGGTCGGCCAGCCAGGACCTGATCCGGCTGTACGTCGATTCGGTGGTGTGGGACCCGCACGACGCGGAGGATGTGGTGCAGAAGGTCGCGTACCAGGCGGGGAAGAACTACCAGACGTATGACGCCGATCGTCCTTTCGCGGGCTGGGTGCTGGGGATCGCCAAGAACGAGGTGAGGATGTACCTGCGTGGCCGATCGCGCGACCGCCATGTTTTTGGGGACGGCGTGCTGGACCTGATGGCGACGACGGCGGCGCAGGAGGCCGACGCCTTGGCCCCGCGGACCGTCGCGCTGCGGGACTGCATGAAGCAGGTGCCCGATTCGAGCAAGGCGCTGCTGCGGATGCGCTATGCGGAGAGCCTGAAAGGGCCCGTGCTCGCCGACCGGCTGGGGCTGTCGCACAACGCGGTGCTGCTGCGTCTGCGTCGGCTGCGGGCGGCGTTGGCCAAGTGCATCGAAGAGCGTCTTGCCCGTCAGGGGGCGCGTCATGACTAA
- a CDS encoding aminotransferase class V-fold PLP-dependent enzyme, with amino-acid sequence MSTPTADELDARFPAIAPTAWSLDPECAFLNHGSFGATPRVVLARQQALRDQLEHNPLRFLLDAAPPMIERSRAAVAQLIHAPPEDVVFVRNATAGVNAVLRSLWFRPGDEILYFDHAYNACANVVRFVAERSGAKSVAVALPWPIEDPRQVTDAVLAVVTPRTKLAMLDHITSPSGLVLPIADIVAELKRRGVETLVDAAHAPGMVPIDIETIGAAYYTANCHKWLCAPKAAAFLHVRKDKQDGIEPDIISHGTNNYGAGEADFQMRFLWPGTNDPTPVVCIADAIGFLESLLPGGLPALMQRNHHMAVALRRVVCDAWAIQPPCPEDMLGSMATLPLFKGRPRWEDAGATRAQDEIFDRVQRKLKVEAPLIDIGTSPDATVIHTRFSCQAYNHGGQIVRFIDAFRDLIDPAALVG; translated from the coding sequence ATGAGCACACCGACCGCTGACGAGCTTGATGCGCGGTTCCCCGCGATCGCGCCAACAGCGTGGTCGCTCGACCCCGAGTGCGCCTTCCTCAATCATGGCTCGTTCGGGGCAACACCCCGCGTCGTGCTCGCGCGACAACAGGCGCTGCGCGATCAGCTCGAACATAATCCGCTGCGGTTCCTGCTCGACGCGGCCCCGCCGATGATCGAGCGGTCACGCGCCGCGGTGGCGCAGCTCATCCACGCGCCGCCCGAAGACGTCGTGTTTGTGCGCAACGCGACGGCCGGGGTGAACGCCGTGCTGCGTTCGCTATGGTTTAGGCCGGGCGACGAGATTCTGTACTTCGACCACGCCTACAACGCCTGCGCGAATGTCGTGCGGTTTGTGGCGGAGCGTTCAGGTGCGAAGTCGGTCGCGGTTGCGCTGCCCTGGCCGATCGAAGATCCGCGGCAGGTGACCGACGCGGTGCTCGCTGTGGTCACGCCGCGCACGAAGCTCGCGATGCTCGACCACATCACAAGCCCGTCGGGCCTGGTCCTGCCGATCGCGGACATCGTCGCCGAGCTCAAGCGGCGCGGTGTCGAGACGCTCGTCGATGCCGCGCACGCCCCGGGCATGGTGCCCATCGATATCGAAACCATCGGAGCGGCGTACTACACCGCCAACTGCCACAAGTGGCTATGTGCCCCCAAAGCCGCCGCGTTCCTACACGTCCGCAAGGACAAGCAGGACGGGATCGAGCCCGACATCATCAGCCACGGCACCAACAACTACGGCGCGGGCGAGGCCGACTTCCAGATGCGGTTCCTCTGGCCCGGGACGAACGACCCGACCCCGGTCGTCTGCATCGCCGACGCGATCGGGTTCCTCGAATCGCTCCTGCCCGGCGGCCTGCCCGCGCTGATGCAACGCAATCATCACATGGCGGTCGCGCTCCGCCGGGTCGTCTGCGACGCATGGGCGATCCAACCGCCCTGCCCGGAAGACATGCTCGGGTCGATGGCGACCCTCCCCCTGTTCAAGGGTCGGCCGAGGTGGGAAGACGCCGGCGCCACCCGCGCGCAGGACGAAATCTTCGACCGCGTCCAGCGCAAGCTCAAAGTCGAAGCCCCCCTGATCGACATCGGCACCTCGCCCGACGCGACCGTGATCCACACCCGTTTCTCGTGCCAGGCCTACAACCACGGCGGGCAAATCGTCCGCTTCATCGACGCGTTTCGCGACCTCATCGACCCCGCGGCGCTCGTCGGCTGA
- a CDS encoding Gfo/Idh/MocA family oxidoreductase, giving the protein MKKIGVMGCGVVAEYGHLPPLRDSERFDLHALMDPDKARVKDYAKRFGVPHAHTEPEAFYTSGIEAASLCSPAPFHLDNVRGCAEHGLPVLCEKPLAMDADEASQIVDLMGRAKLPLYVGFCYRFAGCAQTIRNLVQDGAIGDVRALRLIYNWDCHGKYEQGPDGKWRVYQRRADRMHEGGPMVDCGVHQVDLAQWWLDSPAVRCHGHGAWVDDFAAPDHMWLHLDHENGAHTCIEISYSYGHTTKQKYNEFIYELVGSDGIIRYERNTDLFELRTHQGTEPLDHTGEKDFGRMYDAFADALESDKPGDLCTGEEALRVTDIARTATQRVIRERIESPAVSS; this is encoded by the coding sequence ATGAAGAAGATCGGTGTGATGGGGTGCGGCGTGGTCGCGGAGTATGGCCACCTGCCGCCGTTGCGCGACTCGGAGCGGTTCGATTTGCACGCGCTGATGGACCCCGACAAAGCGCGCGTCAAGGACTACGCCAAGCGTTTCGGCGTGCCCCACGCGCATACCGAGCCCGAGGCGTTCTACACCAGCGGGATCGAGGCGGCGTCGTTGTGTTCGCCCGCGCCGTTCCATCTCGACAACGTGCGCGGCTGCGCAGAGCACGGCCTGCCCGTGCTCTGCGAGAAGCCCCTCGCGATGGACGCCGACGAGGCCAGCCAGATCGTCGATCTCATGGGCCGGGCGAAGCTCCCGCTCTACGTCGGGTTCTGCTACCGCTTCGCCGGCTGTGCGCAGACCATCCGCAACCTCGTGCAGGATGGCGCGATCGGCGACGTCCGCGCGCTTCGGCTGATCTACAACTGGGACTGCCACGGCAAGTACGAGCAGGGCCCCGACGGCAAGTGGCGCGTCTACCAGCGGCGCGCCGACCGCATGCACGAGGGCGGGCCCATGGTCGACTGCGGCGTCCACCAGGTCGACCTCGCGCAGTGGTGGCTCGACAGCCCGGCCGTGCGCTGCCACGGCCACGGCGCATGGGTCGACGACTTCGCCGCGCCCGACCATATGTGGCTCCACCTCGACCACGAAAACGGTGCGCACACCTGCATCGAAATCTCCTACTCCTACGGCCACACCACGAAACAAAAATACAACGAGTTCATCTACGAACTCGTCGGCAGCGACGGCATCATCCGTTATGAACGCAACACCGACCTCTTCGAGCTCCGCACCCACCAGGGCACCGAGCCCCTCGACCACACGGGCGAGAAAGACTTCGGCCGCATGTACGACGCCTTCGCGGATGCGCTCGAGTCCGACAAGCCCGGCGACCTGTGCACCGGCGAAGAGGCGCTCCGCGTCACCGACATCGCACGCACCGCGACCCAGCGCGTCATCCGCGAACGCATCGAGTCGCCGGCCGTTTCATCATGA
- a CDS encoding Gfo/Idh/MocA family oxidoreductase yields the protein MQDRKSINRRSFLQGAAAVTAGAAWINPSWLKAEGGNKLRVVGVGVGGQGAHDIVQVSEHADTTIVGCVDVDIRSAERAAGRFECDAWQDYREAFRDLGDGFDAVVVSTPDHMHAPIAMAAMNMDKHVYCQKPLTWCVAESRALSQMAQAKNHLATQMGTQWASRGIKRQVIRAIQEGIIGKVQKVYAWSDRPAGWWPQGVEIPAGEDTVPRHLDWDLWIGGAPMRPYKENTYAPFKWRGVKDFGTGAIGDMACHIADVPFYALGLTNPTSMISQANDVNDDTYPSSQNITLTFAGNDKIDGDTLNLYWSDGDIKPSAEDLGAPDGFEVPQNTCFLIGTEGTIGIRHEDATVWLWKDGEEVAFEGNSRLRDRNHYHHWVDAAMGWGETETHFAFASKLTESMVLGTLASRFAGTRLEWDADNMRVTNHEAANAFIARDYREGWEVDGL from the coding sequence ATGCAGGATCGTAAATCAATCAATCGCCGGTCGTTCCTCCAGGGGGCCGCGGCGGTCACGGCCGGGGCGGCATGGATCAACCCGAGCTGGCTCAAGGCCGAGGGCGGCAACAAGCTCCGCGTCGTCGGCGTCGGCGTCGGCGGGCAGGGCGCACACGACATCGTGCAGGTCTCCGAGCACGCGGACACGACCATCGTCGGCTGCGTGGACGTCGACATCCGCTCGGCCGAGCGCGCCGCGGGCCGGTTCGAGTGCGACGCTTGGCAAGACTACCGCGAGGCGTTCCGCGACCTGGGCGACGGGTTTGACGCGGTCGTCGTCTCGACGCCGGACCACATGCACGCCCCGATCGCGATGGCGGCGATGAACATGGACAAGCACGTCTACTGCCAGAAGCCGCTGACGTGGTGCGTGGCCGAGTCGCGTGCGCTGAGCCAGATGGCGCAGGCCAAGAACCACCTCGCGACGCAGATGGGCACGCAGTGGGCCTCGCGCGGGATCAAACGCCAAGTCATCCGCGCGATCCAGGAAGGCATCATCGGCAAGGTGCAGAAGGTCTACGCGTGGTCCGACCGTCCCGCGGGCTGGTGGCCCCAGGGCGTCGAGATCCCCGCCGGCGAAGACACCGTCCCCCGCCATCTGGACTGGGACCTCTGGATCGGCGGCGCACCGATGCGCCCCTACAAAGAAAACACCTACGCCCCGTTCAAGTGGCGCGGGGTCAAAGACTTCGGCACCGGCGCGATCGGCGATATGGCCTGCCATATCGCGGACGTCCCGTTCTACGCGCTGGGCCTCACCAACCCCACCTCTATGATCTCGCAGGCCAACGACGTCAACGACGACACCTACCCGTCCAGCCAGAACATCACCCTCACCTTCGCCGGCAACGACAAGATCGACGGCGACACGCTCAACCTCTACTGGTCCGACGGCGATATCAAGCCCTCGGCCGAGGACCTGGGCGCGCCCGACGGCTTCGAGGTCCCGCAGAACACCTGCTTCCTCATCGGCACCGAAGGCACGATCGGCATCCGCCACGAGGACGCCACGGTCTGGCTCTGGAAGGACGGCGAAGAGGTCGCCTTCGAAGGCAACAGCCGACTCCGCGACCGCAACCACTACCACCACTGGGTCGACGCCGCGATGGGCTGGGGCGAAACCGAAACCCACTTCGCATTCGCCAGCAAGCTCACCGAGTCGATGGTGCTGGGCACGCTCGCCTCGCGCTTCGCCGGCACCCGCCTCGAGTGGGACGCCGACAACATGCGCGTCACCAACCACGAAGCGGCCAACGCCTTCATCGCCCGCGACTACCGCGAGGGATGGGAAGTCGACGGCCTGTAG